The DNA sequence TCGAGCAAAGCAGAGTAGGCGGAGCCAGCAGCTGAAGCGTGCTTCGGCGCGCGCTGCTGTGGTGACGGTGCTCAGCTCGGGGACGCTCATGGGGGGATTCGGGGTTTTCGCCGTATCGACCCCAGCTGCGGATGCAAAGCCCGGCGGCGGTTCCGGTGGTGACAGCGACCACGACCATGGCTTGGGTGGCGCGATCCACAAGATCACCGGCGGCCTCCTCGGTGGCGGAGTCGGCGGAGGCGGTGGACCCGGCAGCGGCGGCACGCGCAACGCGCCCTCGTCCCCAAGCTTCGGCAAAAGCCTGCACAGCGGCTCTGGATCGGAAGGCGCGGCCGGCGGTAGCAGCAGCGACTCCTCCGCCGGTGACAAGGACAAAGGCAAAGATAAAGACAAGGGTCCGGGCGCGAACGTTCCCAAGCCGGGGTCTGTCGGCGCCAACGGCAAATCGCCCGATCATGGTGCAGGCAGCCATGATTCGAGCACTAACAGTCCTGGTTCGAGTATCAGCACCCCCAACGGTTCGAGCACCAGCACCCCCGGCTCCTCTAGTGGTACGTCCGGCGTGGGGATCGGTGTCGGCCCCGAGATAGCGCTGCCGCATTCGGGTGGTGCCGCGGGCGTCCATACCCCCAATGCCACGGCAGTCACTGCTGAAATCCCCAGTGGCGCAACAACTCACACCGAAACGTCACCGACGTTGAAGGGCGCCTTGGGCTCCGTCGCCGGTGCCATGGCCCCGAAGACGCAGACCGCCACGACGCCCAAGACCGACACCGCGACCTCGCCGCACAACGCGACGGCACCGGGTGCGACCGCGACGGTGGACACCCCCGCTTCGGGCCCTACGCACACAGGGCACGAGGCGTCGTCCGAGGAGCCCAGAGTTCCGGGCGTCACCCTCAATGTGGGCGGGCGCACCATCGTCATCTGGAAGAAAAAGCCGAGTACATCGACGCACACGCCGGGTGCCGGGGGCGATTCGACGCACGAGCACGAATCCGATGACCACGATCACGTGATCACCCTGCCCGGGCTTCCCGGTATCGGTGGCGTCCCGAACCCGGCAACGCCGTCGTTCGGTGGTGCGGCCGGCACCCGGAACCCTGGCGGAAACCCCGGTATTCACACCGGACCCATAGCTCCGCCGACCGTACCCACGCCCAAGGCTCCCGCCGTCGCGATCGCGGCACCGCCCGCACCGCCGGTCATCGCGCCGCTGGCGCCGGTCGTGCCGCCGGCACCGCCGGTCGTGACCATCAAGCAGGCCGAGGGTGGTCGGGGTGGCGATGCCGTCGTGACCGCGGGCGGGTCCCAGCAACCCGAGGCCGTCACCAAGCCGATCGAGCAGTTCGTCGCGGCCGAGACCGTCGCGCCTCGTACCGGCTACGGCGACTACCTCCGACTGACGAAGACGTCCGAGATCGCCGCGGTGGCCATTCCGGGTGCCGTGGGCATCGCGATGATGACCTTCGTGGGAGGCGCCATCGGATACCGGCAAGCCAAGGCCGGGCATACCGTGCGTGCCTCCGCTGCCGCCCGCTTCCTGGAGTAGGGGAGAATCGATACAGCACCCCGTCAGGGGTCTGTCCGGGAAGGTACGTGTTGAGGGGAGACGCACATGGGCGCAGGCCGTCGTGTGACCGACGCCGTCAACGCTGTGCTGGATCTGGCCCCGCGCAAGGGCGAGGTGACGCTGACCGCGCTCGTGGAGGCTGTCGGTCGCGATCGGGACCGGTCCATCGAGATCATCTCGGCTGATCTACCGTCCGGGGTGTGCGGTCAATGGCGCCAGTACGAGAACGAAGACATCTTCATCATCCAGCGCGGCCTGCCCACCTGGGATCGCACGCTCGCCCATGAACTTGGGCATGTGGTGCTGCGTCACGAGGGCATCTCGGTGGTTGAAATGGCCAGGGACGAAGCCGAATTCGCCAGCGACGACCTCATCGCATACATGCTGTCCCAGCGCACCGGATGCATGGGTGCGGCCGGGATGGAGGCCGAACAAGAGGCCGAGGACTTCGCGGCGTTGCTGCTCTACCGGCTTGGTCGGCTGCCCTCGGACCGCGCTTCCATTGTTCAGGTGAGGCTCGGGGAGGCCTTTGGGTGATCGCCTGGGTGATTGCCGGGCTGCTGGGTATGGCGACGGGTTTACGCATCGGGTGGGTGCTCGTCCACAAACAATCCCCGGTAAGCACCGGAATGATCGTTGCGCTGGGGAGCCTGGCGCTGGTGTCGGCGCTGAACTGGGAGCCGCTGACGATTCTTGTGGACAGCTCGTTGGGCTGGCCCAACATCTCGGTGGCGGTGAGCCAGGCCGCGCTGACGGCCTGCGCGGCGGGCAGCTGCGTGATGATCACCAGCATGTCCGCCAGCCGCACCGCGGCGGCCAACAGGCGATGGGCGCGCTGGCAGTACCTGGCCGCGGCCGTGATCGCCGGCGCCAGCCTTGCCGTGTTCTTTTCCCGCGGTCCGCAGCCCGAGATGACGCCCCGCGAGTTTCTCAAGCACGATCTGGGCGGATTCGCCTCTGGCACAGCCTGGCTCATCCCGATGCTGTACATCGCCGTCGCGCTATCGGTGGTGCTGTGGGCCGGGATGGCCTACTCGAATCGCAGTCGTCGGGGCCGCGCCTTGTTCCTTTTCACCGTGGGGATCAGCCTGCTGGTGCTGGCCGTTTTGGTGGTGGCCGGTGTCGCGGTGGCCAATTCGGAGTATGTGACGATCGGGACAGCGGCCACATTGATCGGCTGTGCGATGGCGATGGTGGCGGTCGGGTCGCTGTTGCCGACCTTTGAGACCTGGTTGGTCGCTCGACGTGAGATGTTCGTACTGGCCCCGTTGTACAACGACCTGAAGAAGCGTCAGCCGGACGCAGCGATCGGAGTACGGCCGCGTGGACCGCTGGCCTTCCAGGTGGCAGACCGGATGGCTTACATCTCCGATGCGCTCTTCCTGGAGGCGATGCACGCCCAGGGGCTAGACCCCGAATCGGAGGGCGAGGGCGATATCGACCTCGGTGCGGAACCGGTGAAACTCGATGTACCACCGGACGCGCAAGCCCACGCGGTAGTGAAATGGGTTCTTACCGAGGGCGATCCGAAAGAGAACTTCCCGGGCCCGGAATGGCTACACCAGCCTGACGGATACTCCGATCGCGAATGGATTCTCGCGATTGCCACTGAGTACCGCAGGCTGGTGCGTGCCGAACATCGTTCTTAAGTTTTTCATCGCCGTCCCTCCGTGCGTACCCCGCCGGCTCGATGAGCGGTGAACGCCAAACTGACCGGTCCTTCCCCGAGTGGACCGGTCAGGCGAGAAGCGGACTAGCTGTCGAGACCCTCTTGGCGACGGTATTCGTCGACGGCCTGCGTGATGCGGTCCTGTGCCTCGACGGACAGCCCCACGGTGCGGGCCGCGATCCGACGGACACCCTCATCGCGCATGTTGGCGAGCCAGGTCAGTTCCTGGTCGAGCTTCTCGTAGTACTCATCGTCGGTGAAGTACGCCGGCTTGATACGGAAGAAGTTCGCGAGCGCCTTCATGGTTGCCGACGAAGGGTTGGTGCGGTTACCTGATCGCAGCTGCGACAGGTACGGCGCGGACATGGTGATGCCCTCGGAACGCAGCGCCGCGATCACCTCGGCAGAGGTGTGGGGGCCGCGCCCGGGTGGGTACACGGTGTCGAACAACCGATTCAAACGTGCGGTGAACGTGGTGCTCATCGAGCCTTACCTCCACAAACAGATAAAGTTGCTAATTCGGGGGACGTATTTGCTGCCCATCGTAACCTTAGTTTTGCCTGGAGCCAAGCGCAACCATCAAGTTCGCCCAGGGTGGACGTAGTGTTCGGTTATCCAAACCTGCTAGCTCGGGCACATTTGTGCAGCGTCCAATATTCGGGACGATCTGGGAATCTTCGTTCTCAGGCAAATGATTGATGAATCCCCAGTGCGATGGCTCGGAGGCTCCACGGTGGGCCGTGCGGACAGGTCGCATTCGTTTCCTAAGTCGGCCGGACACAGTGCCCGGCTGTATAACCTGCTCAGTTGCTACTGGCACCGGCGCCACGCCTTCTCCGCGCATGCCTCGCTGACCTGGCCCGATGTCATGCCCGTGACGATAACGGCAGCTAGCGATTATGGCGGGAATCGCCGCGCAGAGGTAGCGTTTAAATACCGGAGCGTTGATGGCAAGTGTGCCCGTCAGCAGGGCATCGCCTCTGACCAGCGGTAAATCCACGACCAAAGACTGTGAGCAAGATCACAGCAACCACCGGGGGCGTGCGCTCCGTCACTGCCACCCGAATGCTGCCCGCGCGGGCCGTCGAAGACTCTCCGAAACCGGGATCGTGACGATTGCCGCGGTGATGCCCCGGAGCAGATGTGACGGAAGTTACCGGTGCGGCAGCACCCGTGGGGCACGCGCGCCCGCGTCAGCGCACATCGTGCCCGGTGGCGAGCCCAGCAGCGCTTGGTTCCGCCGATGGTCGCTGCCGGGGCGAGGGCGGTCGATGATGCCCGGTTACCGAGCCCCGGCCTGAATGATTGAGGAATGATCGCCAGGAAGGAGAGACGGGTCGTACGGGCAGTCGCTGGTTTACGACCGTGGTTTGCGTGGTTCTCGCGCCGCATTGAGCTCGCGGAGCGGAGAAACGCCAATCCTGCGCAGAAGGCGATGGGGCGCTAGGGAGGAATGCCCCCGGGGACCTGTCCGATGGGAGGGGGAGGCCGTGAATTACGGCCGGCGATGGCGGGGAGACCCGCAGGCGTCATCGACCAACGGCAGCGCAGCTCATGCGTGATCTCCGTCAGTGTGGGAATGGTTGCCGAGCTGGGCCCGCAAGGCCAGGTCGGCACCGCCGGCCAGTGCTCGGGGCGGGTTGTCGTGGGCGGGCACACCGAACGTAACCGGTTCGCCTACCGGCTGTTTGGCGCGAGCAACGGTGACGGTATGTTTACGCCAGCTCCGCTGGGTCAGCTTCGCGGTCGCGACCTCGCGGGATCGAAAATATCTGCAGAAGAACATATTTCGACCATGGGATGTCATTGGTCGGAATGGCGGGGAAGGCGGGCGGCCGAATTCCGCTACGCGGCAAGCAGCATTGCCAATACGGCCGTGTCGGGATCGCTGATGGGATCGATGCCTACCCGACTCACCACCGATGTCACCGTGCCGTCCGACTCGGCCTCGGCCCATGCGGCCCGATGCTCCAGGCCCAGGTGTGGCAATCCGGGAAGAAGCAGGCAACCCGAGGCCGCACCAAGGCATTCCGGCAGTGTCGGGTTGGTCTCGGATGGCGGATGGAGCATAAGCAACGCCGGTGGTTGATGTTCCGCAAAATGCCCGGGTGCGACGGCGGATTCTCCGAGTACCGTGCCTTCCGCGACGACCAAACCGACCATGCCGGGCGCGGGATCATCAGGAAGATCCTCGCGGGCACCAAAAATCGTTGTGGTGGAAAGCAATCCGGGCAGCGTGGCGATGCGCACCGTCACGATCAGCAGCTGCATCCATTCCTTGGTGGAATCGGGCCAGCGGCCACACACCACGAACCCTCTGAGCGATCCGCCCGCGTGAAAGGGCGCGATCTCGATCGGCTGATCGGAACTGCTTGTCATATCTGCCACGCTCGCAATCACTCTGACATCACAATCCACGTTGCGCGACGCTGCTCTCTCCAGAAGTACCATGCGCGGAGTCGCTCCGCAATTGCTAGCGGACACGCCGAAAACACACTTGGGCCCCGGATTCGTAACAAACCCGGGGCCCAAGCGAAACAGCGAGATCAGCCGAAGATAAGACCCGATGTCTTCGTGGTGGCCGCGGTGTAGCGGTCCTGCACGTCGGCCCAGTTGACCACGTTCCAGAACGCCTTGACGTAGTCCGCCTTGACATTCTTGTACTGCAGGTAGAAGGCGTGCTCCCACATGTCGACCTGGAGCAGCGGGATGATGCCCAGGGGGACGTTGGCCTGCTGGTCGTACAGCTGGAAGGTCAGCAGCTTC is a window from the Mycobacteroides salmoniphilum genome containing:
- a CDS encoding DUF955 domain-containing protein — its product is MGAGRRVTDAVNAVLDLAPRKGEVTLTALVEAVGRDRDRSIEIISADLPSGVCGQWRQYENEDIFIIQRGLPTWDRTLAHELGHVVLRHEGISVVEMARDEAEFASDDLIAYMLSQRTGCMGAAGMEAEQEAEDFAALLLYRLGRLPSDRASIVQVRLGEAFG
- a CDS encoding secretion protein EspR, translated to MSTTFTARLNRLFDTVYPPGRGPHTSAEVIAALRSEGITMSAPYLSQLRSGNRTNPSSATMKALANFFRIKPAYFTDDEYYEKLDQELTWLANMRDEGVRRIAARTVGLSVEAQDRITQAVDEYRRQEGLDS
- a CDS encoding peptidase, whose protein sequence is MTSSSDQPIEIAPFHAGGSLRGFVVCGRWPDSTKEWMQLLIVTVRIATLPGLLSTTTIFGAREDLPDDPAPGMVGLVVAEGTVLGESAVAPGHFAEHQPPALLMLHPPSETNPTLPECLGAASGCLLLPGLPHLGLEHRAAWAEAESDGTVTSVVSRVGIDPISDPDTAVLAMLLAA